A single genomic interval of Littorina saxatilis isolate snail1 linkage group LG17, US_GU_Lsax_2.0, whole genome shotgun sequence harbors:
- the LOC138953420 gene encoding uncharacterized protein, whose translation MRFATSLAVFFFIYLQLINACDSDLFALQTKGTSGFVFTQYLLFSSDQGSAGTCALKCFRTASCLSFTFTGVKEPGNCRGHDQIMVHSDGKLPAAAARSFAFPYKGVWRMKSCMSVADCGPVTNVMCFRNLCVCTAAFPIYSESLNQCISDCPDSSLSSNFMLYLDAGIDYNNLGDLENTTEDECKAACVQSTSFTCRNVEWQDSNGLCHPQNVTARTSFDTENSAGWKFWQRHCQ comes from the exons ATGCGTTTCGCAACATCCTTGGCTGTGttctttttcatttatttgcaATTGATCAACGCTTGTGACAGTGACCTGTTCGCGCTTCAAACCAAAGGTACATCAGGTTTTGTATTCACACAATACTTACTGTTCAGTTCTGACCAGGGCTCTGCCGGCACGTGTGCCTTGAAGTGTTTTCGAACAGCGTCATGTCTGTCCTTCACCTTCACTGGGGTCAAAGAGCCGGGCAACTGTCGAGGTCACGACCAGATCATGGTGCACTCGGACGGGAAACTTCCTGCGGCTGCGGCAAGGTCGTTTGCTTTCCCATACAAAGGAG TGTGGCGGATGAAAAGCTGCATGAGCGTGGCGGACTGTGGGCCCGTCACTAACGTGATGTGCTTCAGAAACCTTTGTGTGTGCACTGCTGCCTTCCCCATCTACTCCGAGAGTCTCAACCAGTGCATCAGTG ACTGCCCTGATTCCTCCCTGAGCTCCAACTTCATGTTATACCTTGACGCGGGCATCGATTACAACAACTTGGGGGATTTAGAGAACACGACAGAAGACGAGTGCAAGGCCGCCTGCGTTCAAAGCACTTCTTTCACCTGTCGAAACGTGGAGTGGCAGGATTCCAACGGTCTTTGCCACCCGCAGAATGTGACGGCCCGAACAAGCTTCGACACCGAGAACTCTGCCGGATGGAAGTTTTGGCAGCGACATTGTCAGTGA